In a single window of the Elaeis guineensis isolate ETL-2024a chromosome 8, EG11, whole genome shotgun sequence genome:
- the LOC105050832 gene encoding uncharacterized protein isoform X1 codes for MAYVDHAFSISDDDIMMETSYVVQNRPPIREIGLAVSLLVFGTLGIVIGTFMTANKVGGDRAHGVFFAILGSILFIPGFYYTRIAYFAYKGYKGFSFSTYRRFEGFPFLFLF; via the exons ATGGCGTACGTGGACCACGCGTTCTCGATCTCGGACGACGACATCATGATGGAGACCTCGTACGTGGTCCAGAACCGGCCTCCCATCAGGGAGATCGGCCTCGCCGTCTCCCTCCTCGTCTTCGGCACTCTCGGCATCGTCATCGGCACCTTCATGACCGCCAACAAAGTCGGCGGCGACCGAGCCCACG GGGTTTTCTTTGCGATCTTGGGTTCGATACTCTTCATACCGGGGTTCTATTACACGCGGATCGCGTACTTCGCTTACAAGGGGTACAAGGGCTTCTCTTTCTCCACATACCGCCGGTTTGAGgggtttccttttctttttctcttttga
- the LOC105050832 gene encoding uncharacterized protein isoform X2, translated as MAYVDHAFSISDDDIMMETSYVVQNRPPIREIGLAVSLLVFGTLGIVIGTFMTANKVGGDRAHVCELWLWQSMMSQEKIDNLPVALLVVA; from the exons ATGGCGTACGTGGACCACGCGTTCTCGATCTCGGACGACGACATCATGATGGAGACCTCGTACGTGGTCCAGAACCGGCCTCCCATCAGGGAGATCGGCCTCGCCGTCTCCCTCCTCGTCTTCGGCACTCTCGGCATCGTCATCGGCACCTTCATGACCGCCAACAAAGTCGGCGGCGACCGAGCCCACG TTTGTGAGCTCTGGCTCTGGCAGAGCATGATGTCACAAGAGAAGATCGATAACCTTCCTGTTGCACTTTTGGTGGTTGCTTAG
- the LOC105036816 gene encoding protein ENHANCED DISEASE RESISTANCE 2-like: MCPMMNNPAAGAPTPDSGEEAYDWRLEAINGGSLSHVDLHRGSNGWASPPGDLFALRDRHYFSRRQKSPSGDWLLKPAGVDWLRSASRLDNVLSRPDNRVAAALRRAQALGLSCKAFLFAVNLQVPGRECHSAVFYFAAEDPIPPGSLFYRFVHGDDAFRNARFKIVNRIVKGPWIVKTAVGNYAACLLGKALTCNYHRGENYLEIDVDIGSSAIANAILRLALGCVTAVTIDMGFLVEAQSEEELPERLIGAVRVAQMEMGSATYVETLGKAVEVGKPGFRGVAKVNHHNQSPRASMSSRLGETEEREEEGYEFPPSSSFVLSKKM, encoded by the coding sequence ATGTGCCCGATGATGAACAACCCCGCCGCCGGAGCACCCACGCCGGATTCCGGGGAGGAGGCCTATGACTGGCGGCTTGAGGCGATCAACGGTGGATCGCTTAGCCACGTGGACCTCCACAGGGGATCCAACGGTTGGGCTTCCCCACCCGGCGACCTCTTCGCCCTCCGCGACCGCCACTACTTCTCGCGTCGCCAGAAGAGCCCCTCCGGCGACTGGCTCCTCAAGCCCGCCGGCGTCGACTGGCTCCGCTCCGCCTCGCGCCTCGACAACGTCCTCAGCCGTCCGGACAACCGCGTGGCGGCCGCCCTCCGCCGGGCCCAGGCCCTCGGCCTCTCCTGCAAGGCCTTCCTCTTCGCCGTCAATCTCCAGGTCCCCGGCCGCGAGTGCCATTCCGCTGTCTTCTACTTCGCCGCCGAGGACCCCATCCCCCCGGGCTCCCTCTTCTACCGATTCGTCCACGGCGACGACGCCTTCCGCAACGCCCGCTTCAAGATCGTCAACCGGATCGTCAAGGGCCCGTGGATCGTGAAGACCGCCGTTGGGAACTACGCCGCCTGCCTCCTCGGGAAGGCGCTCACCTGCAACTACCACCGCGGGGAGAACTACCTCGAGATCGACGTCGACATCGGGAGCTCGGCGATCGCCAACGCGATCCTCCGTCTGGCGCTGGGCTGCGTGACGGCGGTGACGATCGACATGGGGTTCCTGGTGGAGGCGCAGTCGGAGGAGGAACTGCCGGAGCGGCTGATCGGAGCGGTGAGGGTGGCTCAGATGGAGATGGGGTCGGCCACCTACGTGGAGACCCTGGGGAAGGCGGTGGAGGTCGGGAAGCCCGGGTTCCGCGGCGTGGCCAAGGTCAATCACCACAACCAGAGCCCGAGGGCGTCTATGTCGTCCCGTTTGGGAGAGACCGAGGAGCGCGAGGAGGAAGGTTACGAATTCCCCCCCTCTTCGTCGTTTGTTTTATCGAAAAAAATGTAA
- the LOC105050947 gene encoding pentatricopeptide repeat-containing protein At4g35130, chloroplastic-like isoform X2, with protein MLHRCKGYLDVRALTLYKGFHSIPRAQNRVFLTAEFRDLNDDAISGFKGLSKPNTFRWNSVIRAHVDAGFFDAALSFFSAMREAGARRDHYTFPLVNRAISSRTEHFKLGEAIHCLGIQTGFDSDVYFCNTMIEVYVRSDCIGLARRLFDEMLVRDVVSWTSMISGYIQIGDTHEQFRLFRKMQREGLEPSSVTLAVTLRACGVVKDVVGGIQLFGYVIKKGFESHELVQNSVLVVFSKAGCFKEMKELFGRIQMKSVVSWNIIMSAYYSMGDVSQVVHCYEKMKTELIPSHETLTLVISAFAKCGDLHQGQKVQCYALKSGQIDVVLEASLVDFFAKCGELALAIQLFEEIEMKNSTSWSVMMWGFIQHDQFRDAIDLFQRMQSSGFEPSADVLQGLVLSYTHLGALGLGRGIHGYLMRNKFGIDSDDKNLETSILNMYAKCGSIVLAQRCFDIMVLKDTVAWSSMIEGYAVHGLGSEALRLFHQMQKEGITPNGVTFLSLLSACSHSGLVSEGNEVFDCMTRNYGIKPDLSHYTCMVDLLGRSGKLHEALEVINSMDAEPDGRIWGSLLASCRTYSDGKLGNYAAQKIFDLEPDNVGYHVVLSNIHATTGKWDVTKNIRKFMGEKGFVRRPGWSCIEEKGGLQMFVAGDRSHPQAGEIYEALGCLSKCGSHLT; from the exons ATGCTACATCGATGCAAAGGCTATCTAGACGTCCGAGCCTTGACCCTTTACAAAGGATTCCATTCAATCCCCAGAGCCCAAAATCGCGTCTTTTTAACTGCTGAATTCCGTGATCTTAACGATGATGCCATATCGGGGTTCAAGGGCTTGTCGAAACCCAATACATTCCGATGGAATTCAGTCATAAGAGCCCATGTCGATGCAGGGTTCTTTGATGCagctctctccttcttctctgcTATGCGCGAGGCGGGAGCTCGGCGCGATCACTACACATTTCCTCTTGTCAACCGTGCTATCTCATCCCGCACGGAGCACTTTAAACTCGGGGAAGCAATCCACTGCCTTGGAATTCAAACAGGTTTTGACAGTGATGTCTATTTCTGCAATACAATGATAGAAGTGTATGTGAGGAGCGATTGTATCGGCTTAGCTCGCCGGCTGTTTGATGAAATGCTTGTTAGAGATGTAGTTTCTTGGACCTCCATGATCTCAGGTTACATTCAGATTGGAGACACTCATGAACAATTTCGGCTATTCCGCAAAATGCAGAGGGAGGGTTTGGAGCCCAGTTCGGTGACACTAGCAGTCACACTACGAGCATGTGGTGTCGTGAAAGATGTGGTTGGAGGGATTCAATTGTTTGGCTATGTAATTAAGAAAGGATTTGAAAGTCATGAGTTGGTACAGAATTCAGTCTTGGTGGTGTTCAGCAAAGCTGGTTGTTTCAAAGAGATGAAGGAACTCTTTGGTAGGATTCAGATGAAGAGTGTTGTTTCTTGGAATATTATAATGTCGGCGTATTACTCAATGGGTGATGTTTCCCAAGTAGTTCATTGCTATGAAAAGATGAAGACTGAGCTGATTCCGAGCCACGAGACACTTACTTTGGTTATCTCAGCATTTGCCAAGTGTGGGGACCTTCACCAAGGCCAGAAGGTACAGTGTTATGCACTGAAAAGTGGGCAAATAGACGTGGTCTTGGAAGCTTCTCTTGTGGATTTTTTTGCCAAATGTGGAGAATTGGCATTGGCTATCCAGTTGTTCGAAGAGATTGAAATGAAGAACAGCACTTCATGGAGTGTCATGATGTGGGGTTTTATCCAACATGACCAGTTCAGAGATGCTATTGATCTGTTTCAAAGAATGCAAAGTTCTGGTTTTGAACCGAGTGCTGATGTTTTACAGGGCTTAGTTCTCTCATATACACATTTAGGTGCTTTGGGATTAGGTAGAGGAATTCATGGGTACTTGATGAGGAACAAGTTTGGCATCGACTCAGATGACAAAAACTTGGAAACATCCATCCTTAACATGTATGCAAAGTGTGGAAGCATCGTCTTAGCACAAAGGTGTTTTGATATTATGGTTCTCAAGGATACTGTAGCATGGAGTTCGATGATCGAGGGATATGCAGTCCATGGGCTCGGATCAGAAGCGTTGAGATTATTCCACCAAATGCAAAAGGAAGGAATCACACCAAATGGTGTTACGTTTCTGAGCTTGCTATCTGCTTGCAGCCACTCAGGACTTGTGAGCGAAGGGAATGAGGTGTTTGATTGCATGACCAGAAATTATGGGATCAAGCCTGATTTAAGCCACTACACTTGTATGGTGGATTTGCTTGGCCGATCAGGGAAGCTTCATGAAGCTTTGGAGGTAATTAACTCCATGGATGCGGAACCTGATGGTCGAATTTGGGGTTCTCTGCTTGCCTCCTGCAGGACATATTCAGATGGTAAACTTGGCAACTACGCAgcccaaaaaatttttgatttagaacCAGACAATGTCGGTTATCATGTTGTGCTGAGCAACATCCATGCTACCACTGGTAAATGGGATGTTACCAAAAATATTCGGAAGTTTATGGGTGAAAAAGGTTTTGTAAGGAGACCTGGCTGGAGTTGCATAGAAGAAAAGGGTGGGCTTCAGATGTTTGTTGCTGGGGATAGATCACACCCTCAAGCAGGCGAGATCTATGAGGCCTTGGGATGTCTGTCTAAGT GTGGATCGCATCtcacatag
- the LOC105050947 gene encoding pentatricopeptide repeat-containing protein At4g35130, chloroplastic-like isoform X1 encodes MLHRCKGYLDVRALTLYKGFHSIPRAQNRVFLTAEFRDLNDDAISGFKGLSKPNTFRWNSVIRAHVDAGFFDAALSFFSAMREAGARRDHYTFPLVNRAISSRTEHFKLGEAIHCLGIQTGFDSDVYFCNTMIEVYVRSDCIGLARRLFDEMLVRDVVSWTSMISGYIQIGDTHEQFRLFRKMQREGLEPSSVTLAVTLRACGVVKDVVGGIQLFGYVIKKGFESHELVQNSVLVVFSKAGCFKEMKELFGRIQMKSVVSWNIIMSAYYSMGDVSQVVHCYEKMKTELIPSHETLTLVISAFAKCGDLHQGQKVQCYALKSGQIDVVLEASLVDFFAKCGELALAIQLFEEIEMKNSTSWSVMMWGFIQHDQFRDAIDLFQRMQSSGFEPSADVLQGLVLSYTHLGALGLGRGIHGYLMRNKFGIDSDDKNLETSILNMYAKCGSIVLAQRCFDIMVLKDTVAWSSMIEGYAVHGLGSEALRLFHQMQKEGITPNGVTFLSLLSACSHSGLVSEGNEVFDCMTRNYGIKPDLSHYTCMVDLLGRSGKLHEALEVINSMDAEPDGRIWGSLLASCRTYSDGKLGNYAAQKIFDLEPDNVGYHVVLSNIHATTGKWDVTKNIRKFMGEKGFVRRPGWSCIEEKGGLQMFVAGDRSHPQAGEIYEALGCLSKCMEEIHAFETSWMGWGCIFTTKE; translated from the coding sequence ATGCTACATCGATGCAAAGGCTATCTAGACGTCCGAGCCTTGACCCTTTACAAAGGATTCCATTCAATCCCCAGAGCCCAAAATCGCGTCTTTTTAACTGCTGAATTCCGTGATCTTAACGATGATGCCATATCGGGGTTCAAGGGCTTGTCGAAACCCAATACATTCCGATGGAATTCAGTCATAAGAGCCCATGTCGATGCAGGGTTCTTTGATGCagctctctccttcttctctgcTATGCGCGAGGCGGGAGCTCGGCGCGATCACTACACATTTCCTCTTGTCAACCGTGCTATCTCATCCCGCACGGAGCACTTTAAACTCGGGGAAGCAATCCACTGCCTTGGAATTCAAACAGGTTTTGACAGTGATGTCTATTTCTGCAATACAATGATAGAAGTGTATGTGAGGAGCGATTGTATCGGCTTAGCTCGCCGGCTGTTTGATGAAATGCTTGTTAGAGATGTAGTTTCTTGGACCTCCATGATCTCAGGTTACATTCAGATTGGAGACACTCATGAACAATTTCGGCTATTCCGCAAAATGCAGAGGGAGGGTTTGGAGCCCAGTTCGGTGACACTAGCAGTCACACTACGAGCATGTGGTGTCGTGAAAGATGTGGTTGGAGGGATTCAATTGTTTGGCTATGTAATTAAGAAAGGATTTGAAAGTCATGAGTTGGTACAGAATTCAGTCTTGGTGGTGTTCAGCAAAGCTGGTTGTTTCAAAGAGATGAAGGAACTCTTTGGTAGGATTCAGATGAAGAGTGTTGTTTCTTGGAATATTATAATGTCGGCGTATTACTCAATGGGTGATGTTTCCCAAGTAGTTCATTGCTATGAAAAGATGAAGACTGAGCTGATTCCGAGCCACGAGACACTTACTTTGGTTATCTCAGCATTTGCCAAGTGTGGGGACCTTCACCAAGGCCAGAAGGTACAGTGTTATGCACTGAAAAGTGGGCAAATAGACGTGGTCTTGGAAGCTTCTCTTGTGGATTTTTTTGCCAAATGTGGAGAATTGGCATTGGCTATCCAGTTGTTCGAAGAGATTGAAATGAAGAACAGCACTTCATGGAGTGTCATGATGTGGGGTTTTATCCAACATGACCAGTTCAGAGATGCTATTGATCTGTTTCAAAGAATGCAAAGTTCTGGTTTTGAACCGAGTGCTGATGTTTTACAGGGCTTAGTTCTCTCATATACACATTTAGGTGCTTTGGGATTAGGTAGAGGAATTCATGGGTACTTGATGAGGAACAAGTTTGGCATCGACTCAGATGACAAAAACTTGGAAACATCCATCCTTAACATGTATGCAAAGTGTGGAAGCATCGTCTTAGCACAAAGGTGTTTTGATATTATGGTTCTCAAGGATACTGTAGCATGGAGTTCGATGATCGAGGGATATGCAGTCCATGGGCTCGGATCAGAAGCGTTGAGATTATTCCACCAAATGCAAAAGGAAGGAATCACACCAAATGGTGTTACGTTTCTGAGCTTGCTATCTGCTTGCAGCCACTCAGGACTTGTGAGCGAAGGGAATGAGGTGTTTGATTGCATGACCAGAAATTATGGGATCAAGCCTGATTTAAGCCACTACACTTGTATGGTGGATTTGCTTGGCCGATCAGGGAAGCTTCATGAAGCTTTGGAGGTAATTAACTCCATGGATGCGGAACCTGATGGTCGAATTTGGGGTTCTCTGCTTGCCTCCTGCAGGACATATTCAGATGGTAAACTTGGCAACTACGCAgcccaaaaaatttttgatttagaacCAGACAATGTCGGTTATCATGTTGTGCTGAGCAACATCCATGCTACCACTGGTAAATGGGATGTTACCAAAAATATTCGGAAGTTTATGGGTGAAAAAGGTTTTGTAAGGAGACCTGGCTGGAGTTGCATAGAAGAAAAGGGTGGGCTTCAGATGTTTGTTGCTGGGGATAGATCACACCCTCAAGCAGGCGAGATCTATGAGGCCTTGGGATGTCTGTCTAAGTGTATGGAAGAAATACATGCTTTTGAAACATCTTGGATGGGTTGGGGTTGTATCTTTACcacaaaagaatga